The genomic interval ACTGATGAAGAGGCGTATTAGATTTTCCCCGCTACCACACCACCTCAACATCATACTTCTGAATATCACTGTCAACGGAAATCAACGGCATGGACTCCGCCTGACTTTGCGCGATAAGCAATCGGTCGAACGGGTCGCGGTGGTGGGCGGGTAATTCGTACACTTTCACTGCATGACGGATCAACACAGGCAGAGACTGAATCTGATACAAATTCATGCGGTTTGAAATATATTGTTCCGGCGGTTCTGGCAAAACCAATTTGCCCTTAGCGGCTTTTATGGATATTTCCCAAACGCTTGCGACGGAAAGAAAAATTTCATTCTTCCCGTCGGCGATTAGATCCGCGGCGCGCGCCGACAACCGCGGATCTTCCGTGTTCCACCAAAGGAACGTATGAGTGTCGAATAATAGTTTCATTCATCGAACTCAGGTAAAGGGTCATCGAAATCGGGCATGATGATTACTTTGCCCTTGTCGATGCCCGGTACGCGTCGAGGCGATTCGTTCACCACAGGCAAAATGCGCGCCACAGGCTTGCCTGCTTTGGCAATTACTACTTCTTCGCCTTTCAAAACCTTTTCCAGCAATTTGGAAAAGTGGGTCTTCGCCTCATGAATATTGTAGATGGTCATGGCACACCTCAAAAGGCATTGTAGACTAAGCAGTGGACTAAGTCAAGTTCTAAAACCCCTCCGCCACATATTCCCCCCACACAACTCGCAACGCATTGCAAATTTCGCCAAGGGTGATGTCATTTTCCACACATTCAATGAAAAGCGGCATCAGATTCTCCGTTCCGCTCGCCGCAGACTTCAACTTGCCGAGCAACTCATCCGCCAGTCTCTGGTCTCTAACCTCTCGCAATTTCTTCAACCTTTCGCGCTGACCCAATTCAATGGCGGGATCAACACGCAAGCGTTCCAAAGTCACTTCCTCGTCAACGGCAAATTGATTGACTCCCACCACCACCTGCTCCCCTCTTTCGATGGCTTGCTGCGCGGCGTAGGCGGCATTTTGAATTTCGCTTTGCATGAATCCCTTTTCGATGGCTTGCAACGCGCCGCCCATATCGTCAATTTTGGAGATGTATTCCTGCGCGCCTTTTTCGATCTCGTCGGTAAGATATTCGATGAGATACGATCCCGCCAGCGGATCAACCGAATCAGCAACGCCTGATTCATACGCAAGAATCTGTTGCGTGCGGAGCGCGACGCGCACGGCTTTTTCGGTGGGAAGCCACAATGCCTCGTCCATGGAGTTGGTGTGCAGGGATTGTGTCCCGCCGAGGACAGCGGATAACGCTTGCACCGTCACACGCACGACATTATTTTCAGGCTGTTGGGCGGTGAGGGTCGAGCCTGCGGTCTGGGTGTGGAACCGTAACTGCCACGAGGATGGTTTCTGCGCTTTGAATCGTTCGCGCATGATGTTTGCCCACAGCCTGCGCGCGGCGCGGAACTTGGCGACCTCTTCCAAAAAATTATTGTGCGCGTTGAAGAAGAACGAGAGTTGACCGGCGAACTCGTCCACGTTCAAGCCAGCCTTCAGCGCGGATTCGACGTAGGCGATCCCGTTCGCCAGCGTGAACGCGACCTCTTGCACAGCGGTCGAGCCTGCCTCGCGGATGTGATAGCCGGAGATCGAGATCGTGTTCCAATTCGGGACTTCTCTCTCGCAGAATGAAAATATGTCGGTGATGAGTCGCATGGAAGGCGCGGGCGGGAAGATGTAGGTGCCGCGCGCGACGTATTCTTTCAAGATGTCGTTTTGAATTGTGCCGCGCAGTTTGCTCACGTCTGCGCCTTGGCGTTTGGCGACGGCGATATACATCGCCAGCAAAACTCCCGCAGGCGCGTTGATGGTCATGGACGTGGAAACTTGATCGAGCGGGATTTGGTCGAACAACTGTTGCATGTCGTGGATGGATGAGATCGAGACTCCCACTTTGCCGACCTCGCCTTGCGCGATGGGGTCGTCCGCGTCGTAGCCGATTTGAGTGGGAAGGTCGAAGGCGACGGATAACCCTGTTTGTCCTTGTTGGAGCAAATAGCGATAGCGCTTGTTGGATTCTTCCGCAGTGGAGAAGCCCGCATACTGGCGCATCGTCCAGAAGCGGGAGCGATACATCGTCGGTTGGACGCCGCGCGTGAAGGGATATTCGCCGGGGAAGCCGAGTCGGTCGAGGTAAACTGAATCAGCCCCACCCGGAAGAGAGAGGCGCGGCACTTCAATCCCAGAGGAGGTTTCGAAGCGTTCGCGCCGTTCCTTGAATTTATCCAACGATTTTTTCAGGATGTTTTCCTGCCATTTTTTGTATTGATCCTGAAGTGTCATCGCGCCTCCGTAACAGTATTCTACGGCTAGTATACAGCAAACAAAGGCGGTTGAATTAATATCAGAACTTTGATTTATATTATTTGATTTTCTGAAACCTTTGGACTACACTACTCGTAAACTTACACAGCGTCATCCATCATCATTGAAAACGGAGTTCCTGTATGGCGAGCAAAACGCTTCTCTATATCGGCGCGGGCATTTTATTTTTGATCGGCGTGTGTCTATTCGGCTACGGGCTCTTGAACGTGATCGGTTCCACGTCTGCGCAGGGCAGTTCGAACTGGTTGTCGTTCGGGATCGGGTTCGGCTGTGTGGGTGTGTTCTTTTTAGCGGCGGGCGCGGGGTTGATCTATGCCGCCCAGCGGGGGGCGAAGACCGAAGTGATCCAACAAGTGACGATGAAAGTGGACCTGCCGGGGGAAACGAAGATCGAGCAGATGAAATGCCGTTCATGCGGCGGAAGCCTGAGCGCGGACAATGTCAAGATGGTCGCCGGCGCGCCGACGGTTTCCTGCCCGTTTTGCGGGACGACGTATCAATTGACCGAAGAACCGAAGTGGTAACGAATCTTGGCTCTACCGTTTCTGACGGGAGTACGACTCGCAGGAAGATTCTTTGCCACGAATTTACACGGATTTTCACGAATGTTTTAAACAATCCGTGTGAATTTGTGAAATCCGTGGCTAAGGTTCTTGGGCTTTCCCGTTAATAACGGTAGAGCCCGAATCTTCTAATCTGTTTCTTGCAAAGTTATTTTCGCCACTGAGAACACAGAGAAAAAACTTCTCAAAGGTCTCTGTGGACTCTGTGGCTGAGCGAGAGATTAAATTAAAGAGGTGCCATGAAATCCATGAAATTAAAGATCGCCTATTTCCTCGCGCTCGTATTGTTGCTGACGAGTTCGCTGGTCGTTTCCGCCCAGTCGGATTATTACTTTGGGGTGGAGCGCGAAACCGTGAACGTGTATTGGAACGCGGACGGCACGCTGAGCCTCGATTACGTGTGGGACTTCGCCAACCAGCCCGGCGCGCATCCCATCGACTTTGTGGACGTGGGCATGCCCAGCGATCACTTCAACATGTCCACCGTGCAAGCGGATGTGAACGGGACTCCCGTGACGACTTCAACGAGCGAATATCAAGGGAGCGGGTCGGGATTCGCGGTGGTGATGGGACCTCAGACCATCCCTGCCGGCGGACGCGGACGCGTGCATGTGTTTGTGGGAGAAATCACCGAGGCGTTGTACCCCGACACCGAGGACGACAAGTACGCCAGCGGCGTGTTCGGCACGACCTGGTTCGGCTCGCAATACGTGACGGGCAATACCGATGTGACCATGGTCTTTCACTTCCCGCCCGGCATGACGAACAGCGAGCCGCGCTGGCATTCCGCGCCGAGCGGGTTCGCCTCCGAGCCGCAGGTGGGCGCGGATGAAAGCGGGCGAGTTACCTACACATGGCGGAATGAAACGGGAACGGCGTCCACGCAATATACATTTGGCGCGTCGTTCCCCGCCAGTTATGTTCCCGAGTCGGCGATCGTGCGCACCAGCGCTCTTGAGAGTTTCATCACGGGCATCGTCTCACTCTTCATTGGTTTGGTGAGCATGGTGGCAGGCTTTCTGCCTTGCTTGCTCTTCCCACTGTTTTTCATCGGCGCTCCCGTTCTGGGTTTCATACAAAACCGACGGCGAAAACTGCAATACATGTCGCCGAAGATTTCCATCGAGGGACATGGCATCAAGCGCGGACTGACGGCGGTCGAGGCGGCGATCCTCATGGAAACCTCGCTCGATCAAGTGATGACGATGATCCTGTTTGGGCTGGTGAAGAAGAACGCGGCAACGGTCACATCGCGGACTCCGCTCGACCTCGATATCGCCTCGCCCATGCCCGACGGCTTATACGAGTACGAGACGGGCTTCCTCGGCGCGTTCAAAGAACAAAATAAAACCACGCGCCAAAATCTCCTGCAAGGGACGATGGTGAAACTCGTTAAATCGGTCTCCGAAAAGATCAAGGGTTTCAGCCGCCAGGAGACGATCGCTTACTATAAAAACATCACCGAAAAAGCCTGGCGGCAGGTGGAGCAAGCGCAAACGCCCGAAGTGCAGGGGCAACTCTACGACGAGAACGCCGAATGGACGATGCTCGATAGAGACTACGATGACCGGGCGCGGCGAACGTTCACTCGACCCATCATCATGCCTGCGTGGTGGTCTCGCTACGACCCGGTCTATGCGGGCGGAGGGAGAACGATCTCGACGGGCGCGCCAGTTTCAAGCGGGGGACGAAGCGGTTCATCCGCCCTACCGGGGGCCGACTTCGCCGCGTCGGTCGTCACGGGCGCGCAATCGTTTGCCTCCAACGTGATCGGAAACGTCACAGAGTTCACCAGCAAAGTCACCAACGTCACGAACCCGCCTCCGCCGCCTTCCAGTTCCCGCAGCGGGGGCGGACGAAGCGGCGGTTGCGCGTGCGCCTGCGCGGGTTGCGCCTGCGCCTGCGCCGGCGGCGGACGATAAGGAGAACCGTCATGGCGCTTTTCGAATCGATCAAAGAGAGAATCGTCGGACCGGGTGTGAAGAACCCACAGCCCGGCTTGTACCATTATCAATTGGAAAAAGAGAACGAGAAAAGCCGCGCGCATTTGCGGATCGAAGGCGACGGGAACGCCACGCTGATCGTCAACGCCAACCGCGTAATGCATCTCAATCCCACCGCCGCATTGATGGCGTATTTCATCATGGAGCAAATCCCAAACGAGGCGGTCATCCGCATGATGACGAAACAGTTCAAGGTTCACCCCGAACAAGCGCGGACGGATTTTGAGGAGTTCCAATGGCAGATCAAGGAACTGCTCCGCCCAGACGGCGCATGCGCGGTTCACGACATGGACCTGGAAACGATGATGCCGTTCAGCGCGCGCCCCGCCGCGCCCTATCGCATGGACATGGCGCTGACCTATCGCTGTAACAACGATTGCGCCCACTGCTATAACGCGCGCGAACGCACATTCCCTGAGATCGGCACAGAACAGTGGTTCGCCGTCATTGACAAGTGTTTCGACCTTGGCGTTCCGCACATCGTTTTCACCGGCGGCGAAGCCACCCTGCGCGACGACCTGCCGGAACTGATCGCGTACGCCGAATCGAAAGGGCAGATCACCGGGCTGAACACCAACGCCCGCCGCCTCATTGACGAGCGCTTTCTGCAAAAATTGCTGGACGCCGGGCTCGATCACATCCAAATTACGGTTGAGTCGAGCGACGAACACATCCACGATGTGATGATGCGCGCCAAAGGCGCCTTCAAACAGACCATTCAAGGACTCAAGAACGCGCTGAACACCAACCTCTACGTGATGACCAACACCACCATGCTGAGAACCAACGTCCACACCATGCCGGAGACGTTGGACT from Candidatus Defluviilinea gracilis carries:
- a CDS encoding type II toxin-antitoxin system Phd/YefM family antitoxin → MTIYNIHEAKTHFSKLLEKVLKGEEVVIAKAGKPVARILPVVNESPRRVPGIDKGKVIIMPDFDDPLPEFDE
- a CDS encoding methylmalonyl-CoA mutase family protein, with the protein product MTLQDQYKKWQENILKKSLDKFKERRERFETSSGIEVPRLSLPGGADSVYLDRLGFPGEYPFTRGVQPTMYRSRFWTMRQYAGFSTAEESNKRYRYLLQQGQTGLSVAFDLPTQIGYDADDPIAQGEVGKVGVSISSIHDMQQLFDQIPLDQVSTSMTINAPAGVLLAMYIAVAKRQGADVSKLRGTIQNDILKEYVARGTYIFPPAPSMRLITDIFSFCEREVPNWNTISISGYHIREAGSTAVQEVAFTLANGIAYVESALKAGLNVDEFAGQLSFFFNAHNNFLEEVAKFRAARRLWANIMRERFKAQKPSSWQLRFHTQTAGSTLTAQQPENNVVRVTVQALSAVLGGTQSLHTNSMDEALWLPTEKAVRVALRTQQILAYESGVADSVDPLAGSYLIEYLTDEIEKGAQEYISKIDDMGGALQAIEKGFMQSEIQNAAYAAQQAIERGEQVVVGVNQFAVDEEVTLERLRVDPAIELGQRERLKKLREVRDQRLADELLGKLKSAASGTENLMPLFIECVENDITLGEICNALRVVWGEYVAEGF
- a CDS encoding radical SAM protein; translated protein: MALFESIKERIVGPGVKNPQPGLYHYQLEKENEKSRAHLRIEGDGNATLIVNANRVMHLNPTAALMAYFIMEQIPNEAVIRMMTKQFKVHPEQARTDFEEFQWQIKELLRPDGACAVHDMDLETMMPFSARPAAPYRMDMALTYRCNNDCAHCYNARERTFPEIGTEQWFAVIDKCFDLGVPHIVFTGGEATLRDDLPELIAYAESKGQITGLNTNARRLIDERFLQKLLDAGLDHIQITVESSDEHIHDVMMRAKGAFKQTIQGLKNALNTNLYVMTNTTMLRTNVHTMPETLDFLGELGVPTIGMNALIYSGHGLTVGTGLRESELQPILEMAVEKTSVRGQRLIWYTPTQYCHFDPTQLNLGVKGCTASLYSMCIESNGNVLPCQSYYHPLGNILTDSWDSIWNHELSIRLRERRGLPDMCNDCSIVSECGGGCPLRFEGHRKQYEVNEEIVPLPVLA
- a CDS encoding type II toxin-antitoxin system VapC family toxin codes for the protein MKLLFDTHTFLWWNTEDPRLSARAADLIADGKNEIFLSVASVWEISIKAAKGKLVLPEPPEQYISNRMNLYQIQSLPVLIRHAVKVYELPAHHRDPFDRLLIAQSQAESMPLISVDSDIQKYDVEVVW